From the Glycine max cultivar Williams 82 chromosome 11, Glycine_max_v4.0, whole genome shotgun sequence genome, the window GTATATGTACCACCCAATATTGTGTTAATTAAACATGTATTTCATTTCATATCACAGTCATCTTGGTTGAGCTTTTGCAGGTCCGTGGTTCTATCCCACTCCTCTGGCAGCAAATTGTTGACTTAACTTATAAACCAAAGTTTGAGTTATTGAAACTTGAGGAAGCTGTAAGTGGTTGTTGATGGTTGTAATTTTTAGATCTATGTATAATGTTCTATGTGTATTTCACTTACATTTCTTTGCTTGAGATGCAGCCACGAGTCCTAGAGAGGCATTTCTtagatttaaggaaaaaatatggGGCAGTATTGGCTGTTGATCTTGTTAACAAGGTAAATATTCTTCAATGCAGAATGAGTTGAGAATACTCATACGATGGTTGATGGTTTTACCTGATGGTGTATGTAATTGCATTGTAATTTTGTATACAACCATAAAGAATGTGTGCAACCTATGTGCACCAACCAAAATGCTATAAATATATGTTGTATACATGTCCCTGAGAGTGTGATAACGTGCATGGAACTGTTATGTATCGGCGTGCATACATTTGAGTCCTCTTCATTTTCCTTGGTATTTTTCAGCATGGCGGAGAAGGGCGACTGTGTGAAAAATTTGGTGATGCATCGCAGCATGTGGCTGGTAATGATGTAAGGTAGAAGTCTCTTTCAGTTAATTTTTAGGTTGATATACATACATTCTTTTGGCTTTTTGGGTCACCCATGCGTATTTGACTTTTTTTGTAGATATCTGCACTTTGATTTTCACCATGTCTGTGGGCATGTTCATTTTGATCGTCTCTCAATCCTGTATGATCAAATTTCAGATTTCCTTGAGAGAAATGGGTAtggaattttttattagtttagcTATTAGATATTTCCTTTCTTTAGGATTAGTTAATAATTTGATTCATGCTTACGTTTATTGGTTTCACGCAGGGAGCTTTTTATGAACTGCTaatctttgaacaaataccaataatttatattactaTGTTTGTAATGTTGCTTGATTTGGAACCATCTGCTATAATAACTTGGACACTTTTCAAGCATAATGTTATGAGAtgtctaaaaaatatatgaagttCTTTTTCCCTGGAAAATTACCTTAACCCATTAaatctattttataataaatttttgtatttaaatctaattgagacatttaaaaataaaaatctgacCCCTGGGTTGCATTTCTGTTTTGGAATTATAGATATCTTCTGTTGaatgaaaaaggagagaaaatgaaggagCAACTTGGAGTTGTTAGGACCAATTGTATTGATTGTTTAGACCGTACAAATGTAACTCAGGTTGGTTGATTCACTTAGCTATGTGTGTGTTACTGTTTGTGACGTCATTTTCCTGCTACTTATGTTGAAATATTTATGCAGAGCATGATAGGCCGAAATATGTTGGAATATCAGCTTAGAAGGCTTGGTGTCTTTGGTGCTGAAGAAACCATTAGTTCACATCCAAATCTGGATGAAAACTTTAAGATCTGTAagtgataattaatttcatgATTATGTGCTTTGAaatatagatatattttttagttatcttcatttaatatattcaattttCATAGTTACATAGCACTTGAAACAGAGATTTCTGACTGATTCTCTGTGGTCAGTGTGGGCTAATCATGGGGATGATATAAGTATTCAATACTCAGGAACTCCTGCTCTTAAAGGAGACTTTGTcaggtatttgttgataaaTCTTTCCAAAGCTTTTAGTGTACCTCACATATAAAGAAGATCGAGAAATTATGAGCCCATAAAGGTTCTTCTATGTTGAAATTACATTGGCAGGGAATAATTTTAAACCATCATTTCTAATGTCTTGTATTATATACTGCTGCCTATTATTGTATTGTCTAAAGCAGTAGTAGTGTATAAGTATGACTCTTGTAACTAATAATAGGGTAGGAATTTTAATTATGGCTTCATGGTTTTATCATTTTACCATTTTGGGAATTGTGCATAATGTTTTTTCCATGTTAGTCTGTGCTCTTTTTCTATTCCTGTTTAATTTCATCAACTGTTATATTCAACTAGAATCACAAAAACTTACCAATAACAACAAACATTATTATCAAATTGTTTTATACTGAGGTTTAATAAATGTCTGATAAGAGTCATCATTGTCTAGTGGTTTAAATATGTTGCTGTTATGATTTTGAATTTACCTCTTTGTCTTcccaaattacttttttttgggTGGGATTCAGATTTGGGCACCGCACAATTCAAGGGATACTACAAGATGGTGTCAATGCTCTTCTACgatattatttcaataattttgttGATGGAACGAAGCAGGTTTGTGTAGCTCATTTATCATTATGTATGGGTACTCTAGCAGTCTAGCTATTGTGTTGAATCTTTAGGCGTCCAGTGTCCACTAGGGGATCATAACTCATTATCTTATCTAGGTTTTGTccttatatatttgatttctaCCTTCTGCATCCTAATTCAGAGTTGTTTTTAGATTTGTTGTTGCTGTGTAACTGTCAGTAATTATGCTTTAGGAGATACTGAGTTTTCATGTACATATTTTACCGTGGATCATAATCTTAAGATAGTTTGTGCAATATATCCTTTACCGCCAGCTGAATAGATCTCGagtaaactaatatttttaaaggttaatttaaaaaatttattagtaatTGATATATGCTGTTCATGTTTTTTATCATGTGAAGGATGCAATTGATCTCTTGCAAGGACATTATATAGTTTCTGTTGGCCGAGATACAGCTGCCACTTCTCAGAAAGGAGGCCTTGAAGCTATAGCTGTGAGTACAATTTAGATGGAAGTGTGCTCCTGAATGAAGCTTGAGGCTTCTATTTTAGTTTAAGATCAGCTTTTCGAAAGTTcactatttataaatatattttaacttgtaTGATGTCTGGTTAAATGCATGTACttaattaaaatctaatttatGTGGATATGACCTATGTctcataaggaaaaaaaataattaaatgagtacttaatttttttctcttttttattttattttattgaatgtttGGTGAGACATGTTTTCCTTTCAAGGCTTACAGAACACTGGTCCTAACCCTACAGAAAAGTGGTGGGTTGCAATGGGCCATAGGTTTTAAATACAGGAAACCTAATCATTTGCGCTTTATTTATTAACTCAAAAACTGCCTTTGATATTCAAATAAGCAACCAGACTACTCAGTCAAGGAAATGTTTAAGTGATTATGTTGCTggatttgaaatattaatatgattttttaatttttttttgcattgctTATTTTGCTGGTATGCAGTTCATCAATATAAAATGCTTTGAGGAAGTCATTCAATTGATATTAATATTACTCCATTTATTTTTGCAGTCATTTCCTCTGGCTTTGGGTCTGGTTTTGACTGGTTTCCTCTTTGCAACCATGTCACTGAGGCAAGGTGAGTTGACTTTTGTTTGTATAACTTCGGATACAAATTTACATGAAGGCTAAACTAAGAATTTGGGGGTGGGGGGTAGAGAGAAATAGAATACAGGAGAGAGAAGAGAGCGAAAATAGGAGGAATAACCACTCAATTGAAGCAGAGAACTGAGGTACACAGGAATCTTTAAACAGGCTAATAACTTATTGGTTAGTACGACGAGAATCCTCGAATAGGCTAATAACTTTATTAGTTAATACAATGAAAATGGGAAAGCGTTACCTGACACCCATTGTCCTGTTTTAATTAGAAACAATAATCCCATCAACCTCATTGCTGACATGCATGTACTGTAAAAAGAATGACATATGCCTGTacttattacattatttttaaggtGTTCTGAAATTTGATCCGCATCTAAGCAAGTTTTGTCTGTTGTCTTGGTTAATTGGATACCTAATGCTCTACGCAGAGTTTGCTAGCCTAGGTTTAGGGCAACGAATGAGTCTCTAAATTGCTGGATTGATAAAACTATGTATTCATATGGTGTGAAATCTTTTGTTCATTGTTCCAACAGTTCAATATGATTTCCGGCACATCTTCTTTTCGCTAATGTGGGCGGGCATTAGCATCGGCATAGCAGCATTTGTGAGGGCCAATGGCCGTGTTTTCTGCAACAGGCCTCGCCTACACAACCCCCGGTGATAACTTCTATTCAGACCAGTTTGGGCAATTTATGTGAAGTGTCCAGCTTCTGCAGCAGCAGTCACCGGCAGAGGCCTTAGTTCTACATCTAGATCACTTTAACGATCAATATTTACATGAGGCTCCTTCTTGaagcttattatatttattctttcttACTAATTTGTAATCACTGTAGCTTCCAGATTTATATTCATATCATCATAGTCCTACCGAATCCCATTTGAGTGATTGCTACTTTACTGGTGTTTCTGACACACCGTATCCTCCCTGTATATCTGAGTTTTTATTTGTGGCGTCTTTAAAAGATTATGGAAAAATTTGAAGGTTCTTAGGAAACACATTGATTTGATTATCTTCTattcttttaagtaaaaaatttctTGATTCAGAAATCAAGGTTATTGCATGATTCTCGTAGTCAATTTATGCAACTCGACTTCGCTTTTTattaatgaagttttttttttacgtagTTATTAATgtagttataatttataaattgacAAAAAAGATGTATCGTTAAATTTCATGCATTGTTAGTGTAAAGATTTTCATACagttaatcaactaaaaataaactataaatatcattttaaaagaaatattatagaaattaataatCCTATCATACATAATAACCTATTATTAGATGgcagtgtatttttttttatacattatcagtatattttaattaaatttttatattactattattagtataatatataaataaaatgaaaacgaaTGAAATTGGCGGCATTTTATTCCATTATATAATAaccatttgttttctttcttttttccttccaaaATTGGAGATATAGGTAATatgtaaataacaaatttataatattcttgACATTTCATTCATTCTCACTAGAAAATTTACATTCTTGAATGGAAACTTTCttcaatattatcattaaatgttAAAACATTCCCGTGAGAATTTTATTTCGATCAGAAAAAAGCTGCATAATTATGCTAATGTTTATTCTATACATCATGGGAAAAAAAAGTGCAGACTGCATAAGGTCAACTTTGATCTCTTAGATTGTGATATGAAGtagttttca encodes:
- the LOC100780963 gene encoding phosphoinositide phosphatase SAC7, with product MMEKEDSVQKLYTRMRLWEFPDQYVIEPTDGSSGSSLSVSRVDGSMKLIDKVPECSTLRVPKIYTIFGVVGMLKLLAGSYLLVITERESVGSYSGHPIFKISKLKVFPCDNSLKNTPPEKKKIEMEFSGLLNVAEKTSGLFFSYETNLTLSAQRLNDLGDESRLLPLWRQAEPRFLWNNYMLEVLIDNKLEPYLLPVVQGSFHHFQAAIGKDIIDVSLIARRCTRRNGTRMWRRGADPDGYVANFVETEQIMQFNGYTASFVQVRGSIPLLWQQIVDLTYKPKFELLKLEEAPRVLERHFLDLRKKYGAVLAVDLVNKHGGEGRLCEKFGDASQHVAGNDVRYLHFDFHHVCGHVHFDRLSILYDQISDFLERNGYLLLNEKGEKMKEQLGVVRTNCIDCLDRTNVTQSMIGRNMLEYQLRRLGVFGAEETISSHPNLDENFKILWANHGDDISIQYSGTPALKGDFVRFGHRTIQGILQDGVNALLRYYFNNFVDGTKQDAIDLLQGHYIVSVGRDTAATSQKGGLEAIASFPLALGLVLTGFLFATMSLRQVQYDFRHIFFSLMWAGISIGIAAFVRANGRVFCNRPRLHNPR